A portion of the Thunnus maccoyii chromosome 20, fThuMac1.1, whole genome shotgun sequence genome contains these proteins:
- the LOC121886456 gene encoding thyroid hormone receptor alpha-B has protein sequence MEHMPKEQDPNPSEGEEKRWLNGPKRKRKNSQCSVKSMTGYIPSYLEKDEPCVVCGDKATGYHYRCITCEGCKGFFRRTIQKNLHPAYSCKYDGCCIIDKITRNQCQLCRFKKCIAVGMAMDLVLDDSKRVAKRRLIEENRERRKKEEMVKSLQNRPEPTGAEWELIRLVTEAHRHTNAQGAQWKQKRKFLPDKIGQSPVAPTSDGDKVDLEAFSEFTKIITPAITRVVDFAKKLPMFSELPCEDQIILLKGCCMEIMSLRAAMRYDPESETLTLSGEMAVKREQLKNGGLGVVSDAIFDLGKSLAQFNLDDTEVALLQAVLLMSSDRSGLTCVDKIEKCQETYLLAFEHYINYRKHNIPHFWPKLLMKVTDLRMIGACHASRFLHMKVECPNELFPPLFLEVFEDQEV, from the exons gtggCTCAATGGCCcgaaaaggaagaggaagaacagCCAATGTTCGGTGAAGAGTATGACTG ggTACATCCCCAGCTACCTCGAGAAGGATGAGCCATGTGTGGTGTGTGGTGACAAGGCCACAGGTTACCACTACCGCTGCATTACCTGCGAGGGCTGCAAG GGTTTCTTCCGTAGGACCATTCAAAAGAACCTCCACCCCGCCTACTCCTGTAAGTACGATGGCTGCTGCATCATCGACAAGATCACCCGCAACCAGTGTCAGCTCTGCCGCTTCAAGAAGTGTATTGCAGTGGGCATGGCCATGGACT TGGTGCTGGACGACTCAAAGCGGGTTGCTAAACGGCGTCTGATTGAAGAAAACAGGGAGCGACGCAAAAAGGAGGAAATGGTGAAATCCCTCCAGAACCGTCCAGAGCCCACCGGGGCCGAGTGGGAGCTGATCCGCCTGGTGACGGAAGCCCATCGACACACCAATGCTCAGGGCGCCCAGTGGAAACAGAAACGCAAATTCCTG cCAGACAAAATCGGCCAGTCCCCGGTTGCCCCGACGTCGGACGGAGACAAGGTGGACCTGGAGGCCTTCAGCGAATTCACGAAGATCATCACTCCTGCCATCACCCGTGTCGTTGACTTTGCCAAAAAACTGCCCATGTTCTCTGAG CTGCCTTGTGAAGACCAGATCATCCTGTTGAAGGGCTGCTGCATGGAGATCATGTCACTGCGAGCTGCTATGCGCTACGACCCCGAAAGCGAGACACTGACGCTGAGCGGGGAGATGGCGGTGAAGCGTGAGCAGCTAAAGAACGGCGGGCTGGGCGTGGTGTCGGACGCCATCTTCGATCTGGGCAAGAGCCTGGCGCAGTTCAACCTGGACGACACAGAGGTGGCGCTGCTGCAGGCCGTGCTGCTCATGAGCTCAG ACCGCTCGGGCCTGACCTGCGTGGACAAGATCGAGAAGTGCCAGGAGACCTACCTGCTGGCGTTTGAGCACTACATCAACTACCGCAAGCACAACATTCCCCACTTCTGGCCGAAACTCCTGATGAAGGTGACAGACTTGCGGATGATCGGGGCGTGCCACGCCAGCCGTTTCCTTCACATGAAGGTGGAGTGTCCCAACGAACTCTTCCCCCCGCTCTTCCTGGAGGTCTTCGAGGACCAGGAGGTGTGA